From Vallitalea longa, one genomic window encodes:
- a CDS encoding carbohydrate ABC transporter permease, whose product MRKKRSKQDKIYDTIIFIILTIIFAVVAYPLYFIVISSISNPEAVSSGRVFLFPVGLTFDGYMEVFKNQQVVSGFLNSLFYTFCGVMLNLALTLPTAYALSRNKFGGKKIVTIFYVITMFVSGGMIPTYLVVKNLHLLDSMFALILPGALGVYNMIVARTFFKMNISEELYDAAAIDGCAEAKFFFKIALPLSKAIIAIMVLYYGVGHWNSYFSALLYMKTETKFPLQLVLRSILVQNQSHLSQTITTAAQQEALEQRRQLMELMKYSLIIVSSLPVLIMYPLVQKHFVKGVMIGSIKG is encoded by the coding sequence ATGAGAAAAAAACGTTCAAAACAAGACAAGATATATGACACTATTATCTTTATAATACTTACTATCATTTTTGCTGTTGTTGCTTATCCATTATATTTTATTGTTATTTCATCAATAAGTAATCCAGAAGCTGTATCAAGTGGTAGGGTATTTCTATTTCCTGTAGGATTAACATTTGATGGATATATGGAAGTTTTTAAAAACCAACAAGTAGTTTCAGGATTTTTGAACTCTCTATTCTATACATTTTGTGGTGTCATGTTGAATCTAGCATTGACATTACCGACAGCATATGCTTTGTCAAGAAATAAATTCGGGGGTAAGAAAATAGTTACCATATTTTATGTTATTACCATGTTTGTTAGCGGGGGGATGATTCCTACATATTTGGTAGTCAAAAATCTGCATCTACTAGATTCAATGTTCGCTCTTATTCTACCAGGGGCTTTAGGCGTATATAACATGATTGTAGCAAGAACTTTCTTCAAAATGAATATTTCAGAAGAATTATATGATGCTGCAGCTATTGATGGATGCGCAGAAGCAAAATTCTTTTTCAAGATTGCTCTACCATTGTCAAAGGCTATCATTGCAATCATGGTACTTTACTATGGGGTAGGACATTGGAATTCATATTTCTCTGCATTACTATATATGAAGACAGAAACCAAGTTCCCATTACAGCTTGTGTTAAGGTCCATATTGGTTCAGAACCAAAGCCATCTGTCGCAAACGATAACTACAGCAGCTCAGCAAGAGGCACTAGAACAAAGAAGACAATTGATGGAATTGATGAAATACTCATTGATTATAGTGTCAAGTTTACCAGTATTGATTATGTATCCATTAGTTCAAAAGCATTTTGTTAAAGGGGTAATGATAGGTTCTATAAAAGGATAG
- a CDS encoding extracellular solute-binding protein → MKNKKLITVMLIIVLSFTIISSGCGNKASKTSKGKQEISTTVDENGKINGLMYKEGLPIVDPSDYSFSIFTDGTKTTDDFYLMPKLEEQTGINVDVQLFPYEVAKEKYSLSLNSGDYADCIGGWILSATDILKFGVEMGTFLPLEEYFEKFAPNIQEVLELEGVSDIMTAPDGHIYSIPYVLSAPKVDFNPYINTRWLDNLGLKVPTTTEELKDVLRAFKEKDANGNGDPNDEIPFSFDPVNKNLGYYAGWFGMPVNDYGFTMVGEKLTFGANSEPYKNMVKYMRDLFNEELLDPEMFTIDQAQWKAKGSTDIYGVAMMYGSGDIMPFEAGEIPEWVPLPVLSSEFTDEPLWFRDSYGTSVLKNQAVITDNAENPEVIVRWWDNMFQLENSIQTNGGPLDIVVFKDGDNYYTDNSKLTEEEKDKYSWVNLYPQSLPRYIPTDFKFIEKVPMFQEKDHVDELYEPYLMEHTIPQYWATAEESAKLSDIQTAIADYIREKTAQWIAGQADIETDWDNYLNQLDKLKLNDYIEMRKKAINQ, encoded by the coding sequence ATGAAAAACAAGAAATTAATTACAGTTATGCTAATCATTGTTTTAAGTTTTACAATCATATCATCCGGATGTGGTAACAAAGCAAGTAAAACATCTAAGGGTAAACAGGAAATCAGTACTACCGTAGATGAAAATGGGAAAATCAATGGTTTGATGTACAAGGAAGGGTTGCCAATAGTTGATCCATCAGACTATAGCTTTTCTATTTTTACCGATGGAACCAAAACAACAGATGACTTCTATTTGATGCCAAAACTGGAAGAGCAAACAGGAATTAACGTAGATGTACAGCTTTTCCCTTATGAAGTAGCAAAAGAGAAATATAGCTTATCTCTTAATTCTGGTGATTATGCCGATTGTATCGGTGGATGGATCTTGTCAGCAACTGATATCTTGAAATTCGGTGTGGAGATGGGAACATTCTTACCACTTGAAGAGTACTTCGAGAAATTCGCACCTAACATCCAAGAAGTACTTGAACTCGAAGGGGTAAGCGATATTATGACAGCACCAGACGGTCATATATATTCAATACCTTATGTATTATCAGCACCAAAAGTAGACTTTAATCCATATATCAACACGCGTTGGCTAGACAATCTAGGACTTAAGGTGCCAACTACAACAGAAGAATTGAAAGATGTGTTGAGAGCATTCAAAGAAAAAGACGCTAATGGAAATGGCGATCCAAATGATGAGATACCATTCTCCTTCGACCCTGTCAATAAGAATCTTGGTTATTATGCCGGATGGTTCGGAATGCCTGTCAATGACTATGGATTCACCATGGTTGGTGAGAAACTCACATTCGGAGCTAATAGTGAACCATATAAAAATATGGTTAAGTACATGAGAGATTTATTTAATGAAGAGTTGTTAGACCCAGAAATGTTCACCATTGACCAAGCTCAATGGAAAGCAAAAGGAAGTACTGACATATATGGAGTAGCTATGATGTATGGAAGTGGAGATATAATGCCATTTGAAGCTGGAGAAATTCCAGAGTGGGTGCCACTCCCAGTATTAAGTAGTGAATTCACTGATGAACCACTTTGGTTCCGTGACAGTTATGGAACATCAGTACTTAAAAATCAAGCAGTCATTACCGATAATGCAGAAAATCCAGAAGTAATCGTAAGATGGTGGGATAATATGTTCCAATTAGAAAATTCTATTCAGACTAATGGTGGTCCTTTGGACATAGTAGTCTTCAAAGATGGTGATAATTATTACACTGACAACAGTAAGTTGACAGAAGAAGAAAAAGACAAGTACAGTTGGGTTAACTTATATCCACAATCATTACCAAGATATATACCAACAGACTTTAAATTCATTGAAAAGGTACCTATGTTCCAAGAAAAAGACCATGTTGATGAATTATATGAACCATATCTTATGGAACATACTATTCCACAATATTGGGCAACAGCAGAAGAAAGTGCAAAATTATCAGATATCCAAACAGCAATTGCTGATTACATAAGAGAAAAAACAGCTCAATGGATTGCAGGACAGGCAGACATAGAAACAGATTGGGATAATTATCTTAATCAATTAGATAAATTGAAGCTTAATGATTATATTGAGATGAGAAAAAAAGCTATAAATCAATAA